The following nucleotide sequence is from Archocentrus centrarchus isolate MPI-CPG fArcCen1 chromosome 6, fArcCen1, whole genome shotgun sequence.
gatattggagagaaggcctggctcacagtctccgctctaatccatcccaaaggtgttctatcaggctgaggtcaggccacggattcactgagctcctgagagcgacccattctttcactgatgtttgtagaagcagtctccACGCTgcaggtgcttggtttatacacctgtggaagtgactggaacacctgaactcagtgatctggatggtgagcgaatacttctggcaatactTGATATGCCACCCGCCCTACCCTCTGACTCACTATAACCATCCATCCGTAATAACTGCTTATCTAATTCAGGCTCAAGGGGATGCTAAGCTTATCTCAGCCGTCAGTAGGCGAGAGGTGGGgttacactctggacaggtcatCTGTCCGTCAAATCAAACACGATGGAAACAAATCCAAGAAAGCAAATTCAAATTTGATGCCTTTATATATCAATACCCACAAATACTACAATAAAAATTAGTTTGAAGAGGTTAGAATGAAAGTCAGCACCAAGCCTGAGGCCATGGGTTTCTGCCAGGAGGGTGTATTTATTCTTTCAACTGGAATTAATCCTCTCTTAAAGAGAAGCTTTCCATCCCAAAAGCCTGCCTTTGTGTGAAggagaataaaaacaacacaacctgACTCACCAATGCATTCCAGCTTCCTCTGTGGACAGCGGTCATGAATGAGAAGTGTGAGCTCCTGGACCGCAGACTCGTAGGGGTAAGAGCCTTGCGGGGAAGCAGGATCTTTGGGAAACAGTTTCAAGGGGATGCCGATATCTCCAGGTGAAATGTCACCGTACAGCTTCACACTTGCCTCATAGGCCTGCTCCCTTTCTATGTACACCTTCCTAAAATGACAGACAAATGAGCAGACGTGTAGCAGCTGCTTCTTACTTTTACACTCAAATTCAATATTCAATAAAATTCTTAAAATACTCCTCCATCCTTAAACATCCTGAAGCTTGTATGTGTGAACTGTGGCAGCATCCTCCAtcaactgtatataaaagattaaCACAGCCACCGTGATGCCACCACACATCAGCAAAGGGTGGATCCGACCAAGAAACCGAGGGACACTCATACTGCAGCATGTGCCTAAAACACACCCTGCTTTATCCTTCTGGAGAAGGACATTCACTGAACACGAACAGGTGTTTTTTAATAAGAGGAACACAggttataatttaaaaaaaataaataaagattaaaaaaaagagcaaaaaggtTGAATTTCGCTTGCTTCCCAAAGGCtggacaaagaagaaaaaggcgTGGCAGCATAAACTTCAAATGTGAAGAAAACAAGATCGAAGCATTTACTGGCCCTTGTATATTTTCACAAGCCTGCGTTTATATTGTTAAacacattatattttttaacaatCTAAAGTTCACTTCAGTGTCACGATCTCTCATCAGAATTTATGGTGAACTCCAGCAAATCCAAAGGTCAAGTGAAGGAAATGCAGGAACTTAATGGCAggacacataaataaaaatatttaccaCAACAACATAAGAGGAAGTTTAAGTACACATCACAGGTCCTTTGATAGGCTTGAATTGATGGTTCTGAGAATCCAAAGGAAAATCAGAGCAGCACTGCCACATGCTGGTCAGAGACCTCGACCTCTACGCTGACTCAGTAACAGCATTATGACTCCTTCAAGGCTTTTAACAGCactgctgtttcacacactgcACTCGCTGTCCAGTGATACAATTATACTGATTTCAGTATTTCAAAGgaaactgagtaaaaaataaattttaacagTGAAATCGTTACTACAACACTTACATGACAAACATGAATCTAaagatgtgactgaaaacaGTCAGCAACACTAGTCAGCGCAGCCTATATTGTGTCCCACACTGCATCTTTAATAAATATGGATGGTAAAGGAATGGcaacattatttattaaatatttattaatctGATTGGCTTTTCCTTAAAAATTCTGCACATTTAATACCTACATCTGCAGGAATCCTGGAAAATAACCGACCTTATGAAGCCTTAAATTTGTGCATTCATATCTGCATTTATATTATGTTAGACTAATTATTTAGTGACATCTgtcttttctcctgtctctcccccctcagcagatgaccccccctccctgagcctggttctgctggaggtttcttcctgttaaagggagtttttccttcccactgtcaccaagtgctgctcatagggggtcgtttgggtcgtagggtctttacctacaatataaagcaccttgaggcgactgttgtgatttggtgctatataaataaaattgaagaattggtcattttgaatgaaatttGGCCACAGTGAATTATAACCTCAGTTATCCAAACAGTTGGTGGTGTCCTCCCACCACAGAACTCTAAGGACTTCAGGTGCACTACCTGAAAAGAGTCACTAGAGCGCTCCACAGGGGTGTGAAGAAGGCTTCCTCTATGCTGGCGAGACACAGGTCCTTAAAGCTGGCTGTGTTCAGACACTCAAAGGACAGCAAGCACAAAGACAGAAGCTGATCTGAAACAACACAcagctgtattatttaatttCCAACAATGAATGTGAGCGCACGGCAAGTTGTTTAAAGAATACATCAACACATGCAAACAACTGCACTCACCAATTGCAATATGAATGTCCTTGACGATGGCCTTCAGGTGCTCTTTGAGTGCCCTCTTCTCCAGCTCCTGGACGTGGCTCTCGTCCTGCTCCGGCTCCATAGAAGAATTGCAAACCAAGTCTGCATCTGAACCGGGTTCATCTGTGCTGCTGTGGGGAGGAACCCAGTCCACCTGGGTCAAGAACTGCTCCAGGTCCTCAAACGAGTTCTCCCGGTCCACAGTCACCTGCTCGCTgggctcctccacctccttgtCATCATATTTAGGGATGAGGTTGTGGGAGCGTGAGGGAGACAGCGAGGAGTCTGTGCTGAAGCTCTTTACACCAAAGGTACCAGATGCTGTCCGGACAGGCTTCCTCTGAGTCTCTGTATGATTCAGAGCACAGCTAATAATGCTCATGTCACCAAATAACTTTCTTCACTCAGGCCAACATCTAGAACCCCTACATGCTGCCGATGGAGCTCTGATAGCAGTGCTAAATTAACAAGCTAAGGGACCGGGAATCATTCTGTGTGTAAGGCAACAACaacaagtaaacaaaaacacaaaaatcccaCACATTTAATGGATTATTTTACAAACATCAAGAGACAACAGGACCAAAACTGTATTAACCTTGAGCTGACCCCAGTGACCCCATATACAATCCCAACCTTGTTTGGGTCATAAGCTAGCTACCCATGAAGTTTGTTAAGTGTAGGCTGAACAGTTTTTGAGTTACTGAGCCGCCGCCACGGGTGTTCACCTAATACTTCCCGTCTTACCATGCCAGTGTCTCCAACCTGACCTCATCTAGCTTTCTAAGTCAGGACTGGACAGATATTGGATCTAAATATTAAATCTATGCATTCCTAATGTAAACAGCCTACGATACATTACATgatgccaggaaaaaaaaaagaacgacACCTTAATTTTGTggatttacagtttttttttctagactTCCCCtcatttaaaaaggtaaaactgGTTACCACAAAAAAAGCCAACAGAACACAAATGTGACACAAATCGACCTCTCTCATTAACACCTGCTCTTACCTGGATGAAGCAGGTTGTGAGTGCTGCGACACGGTCTCAGTGGCACGGCGGGACTCAGAGGGAGACCTTTACTGACGATGGGGTAGAGCCTGTTGTAAATTCGGTACTGATGTTTCCTCAGCAGCTTCACAACTGGGTGGTCAGACCGGCTGAGGACACAGTACAGGTGTTAGGGCGTAACAGAGTCCATCAACTATGCAAATTCCTGTATGTCAAAAATGGCTGTGAAACGGCAGAACACATAATGCAGACAAGCAACAGTTTAAAGGAAAAGCTGCTTTCAAAGAGTCAAGACAGACCTCTCTATACCAGCACCATCCAAACCAGCACCGCCTAAACCAGCACCATCCAAACCAGCACCGCCTAAACCAACCAATCCTCCTCAGTCTAACTGCTGGCTCACTGCAGAACCTGCAGCACAGAAAAGCCCCTCAGAGATGATTCTTCCTATGAAGTGTGTCTGAGTAAATCTGAGCagaaatgatgatgatactttattgatcccacaatggggaaattacagttaactgTATCGAGGCATTTGTATTAAGAACAAACTGTCAGACTGGATTTGATAACAGAATATGCCTCAAGAATCCAGCAGCACTACAGCTGGATTCAGATCATTAAATGACTGGATATCTTTGTTCATGCCTCCGGGCTCACCCATCAGtcagatacactatattgttGTGTTCTCTCATCTAACTGGATTAGAGCTGGGCAGACCACAGTTTATTTTAACCTATAGATTCAAGATTAGACAATATCACTGCTGATGCTGCATTAAAGTATTTCTTTAGCAAAGGCGTGCAGCTTTCTTCACACTGCACTCTACAACTCATGCACTTCAAGTAAGCTACCAGAACTGGGTTTGTGCTTTCTGAACACTCAAACTTTGTTTGCTTTGTAACTGAACTGTGTGTCCATgtagggctgggtgatatagaccaaaagtatttgatattttttaaaaactcgatatattGCCCAGCCATATGTCCATGCACATGAGCTCTTGCACATCCTACTTCTTCCAGAAGCTACAGGATTTGCTCTCAGTGAAGCGAGGTTCCTGCAGGATCAGGACTGGCTAGTTCTGTAGTATCGTTATCTGAAATGATGCATAAACAGTATGTCTGCTGATATATTCTGTAACTGTGCTGTACATCAATTAATATGATCAATTTTACTGTTTAGAACTGGCAGTAGCTGAACACTTTATTCACTGTAGTTCAAAATGAAGGACCTCATTCAGCTCAGTGTGTCTGGTTGCTGTATTAAGTtctttctgctctgtgtgtgttcagtttgtCTTTATGCTAATTTCCTTCTTAGTTGTGGagatttgttttagttttaactCACTGTGTGGTTTCCTTTCTGTGAGAAAGGATTTTCAGGGCCAAAGACACTGTTAGCTCCCTGACTGTGGTCCTGAAACACCTACAAGGTCCTTCACAAACCGTGCAGAGGATGTAACAGCATCTGCCTGCCTGTCACAGacctaacacagacagacaaccacacacactcacattcacacatacgaGTCATTCAGAATCATCAGTTAAACTAACCCCACTAACcgcaggtctttggactgtgggaggaaacctgaGAACCtgagagaacatacaaactccacacagaaaggccccggccacaaacccaggaccttcttactgtgaggctaCAGTGCTAACCATGTCGTCTCCGTGCTACCAGTGCAGCAAATAATTcactacaaacaaaaaaagttaccTGAGCAGGTAGGAGACTAAATCTGACACTAATGTGACATCAGGGTTCCTCTTCATGTTGGCTTTCCACTGTTTGGGCCAATCCTAAAGACCAAATCAAAATGCATCATAAACAAAGATACAAAGTGACTCATGAACCAACACAAAGCTGACATTTGAGAACCTGCTGTTAAAGAACACGCAGGGAGCTGCTTCTGATACTGAAGGTTACTTTAAGCTTACGTCTGAAAGCGTATGGCTAACGCTCTCTGGGATTACACCTCAACTACAACATGGTGCCATTTTAGGACTCAGGTACTTATGTCTATGGGTAATTTCCTTACTTcctttatgtatatataaatatgtaaacatTTTTCCAACACTGCAGCGGGGTAGGTCAATGTCTGGCTTCTCGTTTACTGCCAAGTGTACCTGATTGTTGTAGAAGCAAGTCTGCTGGGAACTGTGAGCTCTGCCAACTTCATCTTTTTAGAACCTTTTAAAGAACATTTAAACTTACATGGTCTTGTTCATATTCCAGAACATTGGTGTAGAGAAGACGCTGCTCTTGCTCCTCTGGAGTCATTGCCCCAGACGCTGCAAACCtcctggaaacacacacacacacagacacacgcacagagacacacacgcacagagacacgcagagacacacacgtgcgcgcgcacacacacacacacacacacacacagagttactGAACCCGTATACTTGCTGGTACTTGCTAACCTGAAGCAGAGCCCGTATTGAGTGTAACTTTGTAaaagtaaccccccccccccaccaaacaTGCCATCTCTGGTTTATTATGCAGTAGGTTACTCATACATTTCAACAACACTAAGTTGCTCAATAACCTCTATAAATAACGGCCTAAAAGTTACTAATACAGGTTTGCCGTCACGCCCAATGAACCAAATCAGGGAAGGAACTCAGAGCTgtgaagggaaaatataaaagatAAGCTGAACATTACTACAGAGTTTAATCTATGTAAAACACTCACTGCAGTCACCCAAAAGACAAGCtgtaggtgcagtgatttagcACTACACTGAGGATCAGGCACGAGTGCAGAGCGGCGTGCACAGCTCTCAAATGACTAAAACAAAGATCGTTTTAACCCAATTTATTGTTCTGATGGAGAAGCTCACTGTACCTGTTAGCCTCTTCCTGTAGCCTCAGTCTTCTCCCCTCCATCTTCCGCTGGAGCTAACATCAACATTAAGGGAACCTTCAAACCATCTCAGACATGAGTGAATGTAGACCTGGGAAGCCTTGCAAATATAAATTTCATAAAAGCTTTAGAAAGCAGAAGGATTCAAATGTGCCTCAGGGCCACTAAAGAGCAAACCAATACCCGGAGAGGTACATTTGTGTCAGTACAAACCTATCTTTATACATACATCACAAAGTAAACAAATACTGTAAGTCACATTATAGAGAACGGACATTCAACAGTCAGACTGAGCTCTGGTAAAAACGTCAGAACAACATTTTTCCTCAACAGGACAGGAAACAATCCAAGAAGCTGATGAATCATTGATAAGAAGCAGAACACGGATAACTGTTTTTAGTGTTACAACTAGAGACTGATTAAATGCTTCAGTCCTGTTCTAAGCAAATCtgatacatatttacataacaGCTTTAAGACCCACAGATAAGCTGTATGAAACACCACATCACCTGTGCTACAGGTAGGCTGCATCATCACAGCAACCACTTTTCAAAACTGTAGGATCAGAGAGGTTCCCGACACACCCCAGGAATCGCAACTGGGTGATATGGCCCAAAAATCATTAcactatatattatatatccTTGTATTTTCTACAGGCCACCTGTTTATCAACAGACTGACTGATCTAATTTTATAGGTCATTTAAAAGCAGGTGTTAGTCAGATCCTGCCCCAATTTTCAGGCAAGTTtctgaaagcatttttttatattcctGATATTTAAACTAAAACGGTCTCACTGGCTAAATCATTTCCACTCAGTCAGGAATACATCAGGTttttctgtggtcttttttcaaagaggagctgtTTGAGGTTCTGATCCACATTCACTGTTGGATCTGCAGTAGAAACAACTGGAGAACTGGAAACTAAAGGACCAACATCCTGCTGAGGCCACTGTATTTacaacattttcattcatttacttACCATCAGACATTTCTGATAGGAGGTCATTAAATGCCACCAAACTCCAATGACAGAAACACTCAGTTGCTCACCTACTGTTGCTGGTTAGTTTACACCACTAAAGCCGCAGTGCCGGGCACCTAAAACTACTGTTTCCTGGCAGTTCTGAGAAAACGGATTTCTTTCTTGGACCGTTGTTTCCACAACTCACCCCTCAATTTTAACATCATG
It contains:
- the vps9d1 gene encoding VPS9 domain-containing protein 1, encoding MAKVESGVKPLQNAMKMAKVAIQLDGGNRHKEAYCEYLRTINYISHALLEEAVSQMEKEMVAVEVERMLTLAEQCLERAKSFIGKNADPPDLPAFSSGSPGLSEPPQTAVLSVSNTANTVPAAGAPVATDQKSPSLRTSGHSRLLSDEVGEPSPFLPPEVFHKLQAVSSQDTSKKELTPIEEASRLNQKLKANYEARVARLRPGQAYQKTSLTLSLQRQMMENLIIAKARQDALQRKMEGRRLRLQEEANRRFAASGAMTPEEQEQRLLYTNVLEYEQDHDWPKQWKANMKRNPDVTLVSDLVSYLLSRSDHPVVKLLRKHQYRIYNRLYPIVSKGLPLSPAVPLRPCRSTHNLLHPETQRKPVRTASGTFGVKSFSTDSSLSPSRSHNLIPKYDDKEVEEPSEQVTVDRENSFEDLEQFLTQVDWVPPHSSTDEPGSDADLVCNSSMEPEQDESHVQELEKRALKEHLKAIVKDIHIAIDQLLSLCLLSFECLNTASFKDLCLASIEEAFFTPLWSALVTLFRKVYIEREQAYEASVKLYGDISPGDIGIPLKLFPKDPASPQGSYPYESAVQELTLLIHDRCPQRKLECIVRTLRLICACAEDYRSLHEVDSTPRTAAIGADDLLPILSYVALRCRCPQLVSECAALEEFIHEGYLIGEEGYCLTSMQSALAYVESLHTGVAQLTAGKLI